From the genome of Astyanax mexicanus isolate ESR-SI-001 chromosome 3, AstMex3_surface, whole genome shotgun sequence:
TCCTTGTAAAAAAGGGCATTTAAGTGTACTAGTGGAGTATGCTTAACATGGAAAATTACATACTttttagaattaaaatatgtacttaaattcatattaaatgtactattttggaacaacttaggGCAGTTTATGTATATTTCAGTCGTTAttaaaccataaaaaaataaagataaatcatgaaaaaataaagattaagtttctgaatcagttttatctgattttgctacttataggtttatgtttgagtaaaatgaacattgttgttttattctataaactacagacagcatttctcccaaattacaaataaaaatattctcatttagagaatagttcatagttttcatgcatcttggcatcatgttctcctccaccagtcttacacactgcttttggataactttatgctgctttactcctggtgcaaaaattcaagcagttcagtttggtggtttgatggtttgtgatcatccatcttcctcttgattatattccagaggttttcagtttggtaaaatcagagaaactcatcaattttttgTTTCCAGAAATGTATATACAAATAGTGTAAGAATAAGACtttcagtgtttatttagaaTAGGCAAATTTTCTTTGCAGGTTTCAAGATTTGTATCTTACCAGGCAAGAATGTAATATCCctcaaataaaaaaggaaaatgcatttaagtataccttttaaaagtatccttaacaTGGCaatcaaaattaaaatacatCCTATATAcaaactaaatgtactattttggaacaacttaatgtaatttaagtatatttcaattgagtagatttaagtatttgtttttttaaacatcattttcaatatattaaagtatactgtaaatgtactactGATGCACGTATTGTTTTCACTTTAATGATACtggaaaaaaacagtatataataccactatatatttttttctgttaacaCAACGTATAAAtaaaagcatattgcttaaaaacatgttttatgaaaatacagagaaagtatatttaatgggtgttttcataaagtatattaaactggaaatgtacttttagtatttttttttacctaatttgaTCATATTTTTGATGCTCTGAAGTATACTTCCCTTCTTTTCATAAGGGATGAAATAATAAGATTATAAGCTAATTATTTTTCCAGAACTACATGAAGACATCTAGTGCAAAACAAGAGTAGAAACAAACAATTGAGCCCCTTTTGTGCAATATGGCTCTTTTGAAGCTGCTTCACatgaaaatgatttaaattttatttatgtttatttaaattacataaataaaatttgttatataatgtttatttaagtttctaAACAGAATCTGAACGAAACTGTATCGttttaaactcttctgccaccgcTAGGTGACaggacagtataatggcctcataagattTGATGTCCACATTTGTGGACTCTGGGACTTAGGAGGTTAAATAGAATATAACCAACACTTAAAGCTTGGTGCAAGCTCTCAGCAGGTGTCTGGTCTTTACTGTCACGTGTAAAAATGTCTTCAGGGTGCCCAATCTTTTGTGTGATCAGTGTTTCTCTCCGAAAGACTGAAAGCGGATTACGTACGGCCGATAGGGTAATGTGATTGTAGACAGACGCTGAACTCTTGGTTGATCTGCAGATAATCCGATGTTTGTTAGTGTATGAAAGCAGGATCATCATTCCTCTCATCCTCCTTCAGTGAATCCCCTCCTcacacctgtctgtctgtctctctctgtctgtctgtccttcagCTTTTATCTCAGTGTCTGGAGAGTGCCCGCTGACGCTGGACGAGGTGCTGAGCTTTTTAAGCCAGTGTCCCGAGCTCTCCATGGGCTGGTTTGAGGGGGGGCAGCTGGTGGCCTTCATCATAGGATCGGGCTGGGACAAGGAGAGACTGGCACAGGTGAGGCAGAGATAGCGATAAACAGGTTATTTTCAATACTGTGACGACACAAAATTCACAtctgttcaggtacatttctggagttttacttgtttatcttggtaacagaaaacacaggagctccactgactgaatacaacctagacagacgccagcagtcagacgttcatcgctatcttagcaacttttacatcaacaataaacagaatagtaaataaaataacattgctgttcctgtaaatgagctgctggagctccttcacagcgtcaaccagcagctcagtttcctctgctgagaagagtttgttgaacacgtccaggtagctgcaccgttacaatagcaatccaccaaagaagGGAATGATGAGTAagagacatgctgattggtttatttaacattatgcccaaaattaaccacacccatgattaattaagacagTTAGTACTtgacttttgtgtgttttgagctggtcatggcatacttttcctgttgttacaatagcaaagacgtACTTTGAACtgaacacactgacatgccctaaagcAGACTGCATCCCCTGGGACCCGCATGCACAGTACCACGTGTGCATTTGGtactattggtccgttcatcaaggaattttggcacagtgcaagagacagtttgtctgttctaatagtgtagtaaaccaaaaatcgccaaaaatggagatacttgttttttttttttttattggacagcgacgatatacaaccatcagctgaatgggtgggacaactggccagataaattggggagaacaaAAAATGGGGTGAACTCTACTTCAACAAATTTTTACATGAAATATTATGTaaaagtattattggcctgtagcctgcttagggctgtgacgataattttattaccgcaataccgcggttatgggacgtcaccgcggtgatgagctcattaccgtcattaccgcatttttttatggctgtcaaatctgattgactgcgttttgagcggtagtaaaatgctccatataagcacaactgtggtgaattcagtattaatatgtcaagtgtaagtcctacactatagggctgtgcaatatatcaaatatattttgatcgcgatagatattggtgtcaaacgatctcaaaattcataatatcgaatataaatttttttgtcatttatctgtgctgccgctgcactggcgcggcagcaaatgggttaagcaaaacgccgtgcgtggtactcattgaggtcagaacagctctggagtctcctgctcacttcgtctccattgaggctgctgaagagagtgaagattagcagcactaatattgacattttgagaaagtaaaatatattaattcattgtctggctgctggctgttctgcgtgagctccgcggagaacgcgcggcattgcgcctcagtcttggtaaaaatagtaaggttggttgaagtgcagttcaaacagcaaagcaatgatataaaactataaccaccatctttactgaaatgttgttatctgaccaagtctgaggtaaaatgcgctgcgccttgtctctttcacagcacgcggaactgagttcagaaccgctacaaatataaccatataaaactcagttcagataaataaacttcagatgagtaaggacacgtaaagtgaaacaaaaattgtcaaacataaaggacaggtttctattattttaaaatggaactaatgtcttttttttggtcggttgtctcttgcgagccgatttcttaacgtcacgacattttaatcaacatattatatgacgcgggtcccgtcaggatatcttgcggcacagacagaactgaattgttattggcgggaacaggagtttaatcaatccagaggatgtgggagcacattaataaatagttaagaaaattgtaataatcacgcagtgattctcatgcacgcaacaaaaaaaccctaagcacaaaaaaggagcggagaatggaccgacacgcgcacacacacaccgatttttttttgtaatgtggtaaaaaacgtgaccgcactattcagcgtggttttaataatttttttttttttaattttaagcactaaatgtaatttattaaatttatttaggaccgcggggcaggtgcggcaaaactgtgtatgtggcgggctgatgcgggattaaaagaaggattttttttgcggaacggtaacgggacaaaaaagaaatgatgtctgaattaatttcctccaatcgaatataatttaacatggtttaagaatataaaataattaataaacaaacgaaatatttaatattgagctaatagcccaagtgcaaaaatacaaaatctgtaatactctgcactgcacaattcaaacgaaatagccgtaacgcagctgcgctcctgccctgcgatgcagccgaagcctggtgtgaggcagcagaaattctggggtgaaaactacataactacacaacataaggagacataatgcactccaaatattcaggagggaagtgaaataaatgatactgtacagatataatctgtatctagtagatatttaatgagaaataagaagagtgtgaataaaaaaaaaaaaacagacgcctatcacagacttcttgagccttgagcccgaacggcccgaggaaaggggtgagaaatatatttttttcggggccgggggtcagtggaaaattttgctgtggattaattcgtcttttttttttaaacgaatattagaatatttgctaccaattactgccgaatatcctgagctcaaacccgctattcgggccagccctaaaatagatctatggatggagaagggggaggcggacaagctcctctttcaaaaagtctgctcggaaaaagacaggttagctgtacaatgacgaattatacaggcagcatatgttcacttgttatgctgtatttatggtttatgtagaggttgtatgtaggctgtatggtttgaagaataaagatttgttaccaataaatttatttatttttttttttttttgggggggggggtggtttggggtctcgcggttaaccgcaatatcgcggtgatgcgttagttttttaccgcggttataaaaaatcaataccgccccagccctaagCCTGCTCCctactagcactgctggaacagcatgaGCATTACGCACTAATCGCGCTCGCTATTATTTGAGTAGATTCTCTATGTGttgtttgtgggttttttttttacagtgaactgACCATTTGTATTAAATGATTCCTTACTTATAATCAGTGATGTCactaacgcgttacttagtacacacagacacacacaccgctccctttcccgtcacctttacaatcctcccctgtctctctctcgcgctcggcgtgtctttagtttccgcctgttctcatttttccgccagttctcggctccctatctctttataaaggcgtttttttcccggccgcgtcccaattcactagccagggcagcgttctgcacagatctgattggcagaggagagcgtttgaagattttgtgccgcagagcgcgtataccgtaaagacaagaaaagttctggcgctttaaatgaacgctgtcaaaattaaatccttttcagtagtttattggtttgggtccgcactggacaacgtctgggtccggacccggaccgcagtccgcatatatgtgacccctggtctagaccatatacacggttctgttttataaaaccactccttgctgccctgcagagaacaacaagttcaatgttcagttttacagggttaaatatttcaggtcaagaaagactttctttagtatttatgttaagtgaaatcaagaaagaccatatttaattttttataaaaaaaaaaattatgttaagttaattcaagagaaattgtcttttatttttatttaaaaaacgtatttttttaggaaatagttcaactttaaatgtctagagataaattgttgctgttaaaaatgcattttccaataaagggagtattggcaaaactggttatagtttttatgttaaggcggcgccgcggcgggaggtggtgtctgcagctgctgaaagtaactaataaagtaacttgtacagtaacttagttacatttaaaatcaagtaatccataaagtaactaagttactttttaaaggagtaatcagtaatcagtaatcggattactttttcaaagtaactttaccaTCACTGGTTATAATAAGCTGATAAGTTCATTGTTGGTTTAAAAGTTTATTGACTACCAATTAAAAGACTGGGAATATTAAGAATATGGGGCTATGAGCCGTGACGTGAATCTCCCCGCCCGGCTGGCACGGTGTGATCGGTTATTAGTTCTAACTCCgactttatctattttttttttcttttcgtttGTCATAGATGTTCAATTTAGGTcagatttaatattatatttagaaTATGGAGCGAACTCTACCCAAACAAAGAGAGTGCCAATTTcctaaataaaatgtattcagTAGATTCTATAGTTTATAGTGTATTAAATGGTTACTTACTCATTTGTGAGTCTGAATTCTGAATGTCTATTGGGTCCTAGCATTAATTTGACTGCCTAGTCACATTGTTGTAGGCTGTGAGAACAAGTTACACattattcatcattttttttgtacGTTATCAGGAGGCCATGACCCTCCACGTGCCGGATTCGCCCACCGTCCACATCCACGTCCTGTCGGTGCACCGGCACTGCCGGCAGCAGGGGAAGGGCTCCATCCTGCTGTGGCGTTACCTGCAGTACCTGCGGTGTTTGCCGGGCCTGCGCCGGGCGCTGCTTATCTGCGAGGAGTTCCTCGTCCCTTTCTACGAAAAATCCGGCTTCAAGGAGAAAGGAGACTCGGCCATCTCGATCGGCACTCTTCGCTTCCGGGAGATGGAGTACCTGCTGGGTGGGCTGGCGTACGCCCGGCGCAACAGTGGCTGTTAAGAGTCGCCAGTGATTTGGACGCTTCGCTAAACTAACCTGAGCGACTGCCACTCGGCACTTGACACTCGAAACTTCTGCTGTGGGTTGTCATCCATCAAATCAGAGACTATTGGACAGCCAGTGACTCACTGATTCACCGACATCACCAGGACTCAGGCCAGAAACCAGGAACTGGGGTGGGAACAGTCTGTAGAATGATGGTACAGGACATACGAAGGCTGGAATTTGCACACTTATAACCGGTTGCACTTCACACGTCTTGTAAACAGCACTTGTAAAGATATTGTAAAGATGATCACATTTCTGAACATTACATGAGCTTAAAAACAGAGTTTGGTTTTAGAGATGCACCGAAAATACTGAACAATGACTTCCCCAGACCTCCCCAGGCTCCCGTGCAATTCAAGGCAGGGAGTGTGGGCGAGAGCCAGGAGGGTGAGccaacaaacggcaggtttaagttcatttttactgagTTCAGCATCACTTAGTTCAGCTCGCTATCAGTTTACTCAGTTCACTACCTCTTTATAAACTAAGTGAAATATACAGGCTGTACTGCTGTAGAGGGCTAGAATAATAAcgctagctgagctaacttagcattTGTTGGTTTACCTTAACCCTGATTGCCTTTCTCTGCGTACATTCCACTTTCAATTAAACTTAGGATTtttattaacaattaaaatagcactgctgaggtaaattgtaattctgtaattgctttttctttaaaaagcaagacgAATGTACGTTTATACTAgacaaaaaaagcaagaaaatacaAGTTTCAACCTGTTTCATTTTGTTAGATTTCAGTTTCTGACaaagatttaaatttttttcgGTGCATCTCTATTTGGTTTGATAAACATGTTCATAGTGAGCCATGTTTtccatataattattttttttgaaatCCTCAAATTAtagcaaatgataaaaaaaatccccTTTTCTGTTCCACCGTGAATTAATCAAATTCACTCTGCAGTATATTGTGCTATGACAACTGtaaatatatttgaaaatgttTATATGCAATGTAATAATAATCCCTGTTATTTTGGCCTGTGGTCTGAAATATGTTATGGATTGTAACAGATCTATTAatttctgaataaaataaattatttagaattCAGCTGTGTCttctataagtatatatatatataaaatcaacagagggaactcttgctcttcctttccttaggcagtcctgatgagtgccagtttcatcattataatgtttttgatggtctttgtggcgactgcatttaaggatacttttctttacttagttaaatagtccttgcttctcataatctggattagaacattactcaaatattcactattcactgtatacctgtaactctacctcttcactactttactttaactgatgctctcaactACTTTGACTAcatctactttgaagaatctataatattaaacatattctcgtttaacactttttttgtttagtaaataattccatgatttttttcatattttgtatgATTTTAATCATTAgtctaaaatgcagaacattattttaaaatgtataaatatatatatagctctgtaaaaatgacagtttctttgattttgctatttataggtttatgtttgagtacaattaatattgttttaatctaaaaactacagacaacatttcttccaaattccaaataaaaatatcatcatttaatgcatttatttacagaaaatgagaaatggctaaaatagcaaaaaagatgcagagctttcagacctcaaataatgcaaagaaaacaagttcatattcataaagttttaagagttcagaaataatcaatatttggtggaataatcctgtttttttctctcctctgtgttctcctccaccagttttacacactgcttttggataactttatgctgctttactcctggtgtaaaaattcaagcagttcagtttggtggtttgatggtttgtgatcatccatcttcctcttgattatattccagaggtttttaatttggtaaaattaaagaaactcatcatttttatgtggtctcattttttcagagctgcatagaCACAATAATACCTGTGTGACTCAATGAGCCAGTAAGAAAACAGGCAGACAAGTGTGGGAGGTGCAGATTGTTTAAGCTGTATTTTGTAACAAGTGAATAAATGGGTAGCTAAAACACTACCCTTACGCATTGAATCGTTACTTCATTTGAAGCAGTACACAAATAAAAGAATAACATTTTTCGAGTGCTTGACGTAACCAAAATATGGCAGTAGTAGGTACATTTTCCAAGGCACTGAAGGTACagattgtttatatatttatattgttttcgTTGTTGTCCCTGGATTCGTCTGGAGGTCGTCTGAACAGTAGCGGTAAAACCTTCGCCTGATTTAGTGACGTGCTAAAACCACATGAAGTACAAAAACATATACaatttttaatacatatatatatatatatatatatttttttaagcatatattttcttatttctctTTGTTTACTCTGTGTTTGTACCAGTGCTCACTAGCTTACTCTCCAACACCATCCTCGCTAAAGATTCGCTAATGTGTGTAAAGGGGCGTGGCTTAGAGAGGCGGGGTGTCATGTGACTCCCTGCTTGTTGacagacaaaataaaatactCTATTGGGAAACGCTTAAAAAATACGATACAACATTCTCAGAGTCATCACAATGGAGTGGCATTCCAACTTGCACTGGgaggaaaaatagaaaataaaaacaacacaagcatcatcatcattatcatcatcgaCATCATTATCCACCGTCCAAGTCcacgcaaaaataaaaaaataaacgccTCAGAGAATTGGCGGGGCAACGTCCAGCGAGCGCATCTGCCTATCCAtgtatctgtactgtatttttcccactataaggcacacttaaaatcctttaattttccccaaaattgtcagtgcacatGTAGCCTGCTCctgaccctggctagcactgctggagcagcattagcattacccgctaaccgtgctcgctatttccccgttcagaggtgaatgcTATCGGCCTGTAACTTGTTCCTAACCTCGattagcactgcaggagcagcattagcattacttgctaaAACACATTCGCTATTTCCCAGTTCAGAGGTGAATGTTATGggattgtagcctgctgctaaccctggctagcactgctggagcagcattagcattaccgagGTGAATGCTATCGGCCTGTAACTTGTTCCTAACCTCGattagcactgcaggagcagcattagcattacttgctaaAACACATTCGCTATTTCCCAGTTCAGAGGTGAATGTTATGggattgtagcctgctgctaaccctggctagcactgctggagcagcattagcattacccactaactgtgctTGCTATTACACTTTTTAAAGGTGATtatatcaacctgtagcctgctcctaacctcagctagcactgcaggagcagcattagcattacctgctaaccacgctcgCTATTTCCACGTTCAGAgaagagtattatcagcctgtagcctgctgctaacctcagctagcactgctggaacagcataaGCATTATGCGCTAACTGCAcgcgctatttccccattcagagaaaagtattatcaggctgtagcctgctcctaGCCCCAAATATCACTAATGCtagtgctccagccttagtgctgaagaaatttgggaatctaagtttactgttaataaacagaagcgctaaTAAACTTAAACCTGCTGCTTGctggattaacatccagagcttgtttaactttaaaagagagTCTTTTTTATTGcaactttgtttacttagcttagctttacttaacttatagATTTTAGGAAATGTGCTACTTTAGGAAGctaattttggaccatttttatacacattttagcCTTAGTTTACcatcatgttttttctttaccttCCATCAGTGTGGCTcaatttaaactgatttaatcaCGTCCCGCTATTCGCTCTCTTATTCCGCTCCTGCTTTATCATCACCCATtctttttaaacttttgtttGCGTTGTctgtttataatattatattatattattatattatatattatattgcaatatttccttttttctttagcATTAGCCCCCCCCCCATGAATGCTATCAGTTTACTCAGTTCACTACCTCTTTATAAACTAAGTGAAATATACAGGCTGTACTGCTGTAGAGGGCTAGAATAATAAcgctagctgagctaacttagcattTGTTGGTTTACCTTAACCCTGATTGCCTTTCTCTGCGTACATTCCACTTTCAATTAAACTTaggatttttctttaaaaagcaagacgAATGTACGTTTATACTAGACAAAAAAAAGCAGGAAAATACAAGTTTCAACCTGTTTCATTTTGTTAGATTACAGTTTCTGAcaaagattttaatttttttcggtgcagagacctgctgaattagaagttccttatagcgtctcttaaaatgcatcttataatctgttgcgccttatagtgcgaaaaatacagtacgttCCAGATCCAACGATCCGGTCCAACCAATCCAACGCAACCCAATCCCTtctagccccgccccctcccccccccccccccccccccgcagctCCCTCAGTGCAGGTGGGCGTTGAGGTCGTACTTCTCGCAGAACTTGTCGGTCAGGGGAATGCAGGTGAGCAGCTCGCACCACTCGCACTTGATTGGGTAGACGTAGAAGAGCACCACCAGGCCGGCGAACAGCCCCAGGAACACGGCCAGGAAGACCAGGATCTGGCAGCGCTTGCGGTACATGTCCATGCGGCCGAAGCTGATGTACGGCAGGAAGGCGAAGGACAGGAAGAAGCCGGAGATGAAGCCGCAGATGTGGGCGAAGTTGTCGATCCAGGGCAGCAGGCCGAAGGAGAAGAGGAACAGCACCACGCACAGCAGCTTGGTGAAGGCGCGCCACGGCTGAGCCAGGATCTGCCAGCTCTGAAACAGCTCCACGAACAGACAGGCCAGGATCCCGAACTGAGAACCTGCAGGACCCACCTGAACAACAGAGAACAGAAAAGGACAGAGGGAGGACAGTATTACTAAAAGTCTCGTTCCAtcacttttttattcattttaaaatgtatagttgtgtctctagtttttttgaggaaaa
Proteins encoded in this window:
- the aanat2 gene encoding arylalkylamine N-acetyltransferase 2; the protein is MSVSGMMAQQVSSSPFLKPFYLKTPISVSSPLRQRRHTLPASEFRNLTPQDAISVFEIEREAFISVSGECPLTLDEVLSFLSQCPELSMGWFEGGQLVAFIIGSGWDKERLAQEAMTLHVPDSPTVHIHVLSVHRHCRQQGKGSILLWRYLQYLRCLPGLRRALLICEEFLVPFYEKSGFKEKGDSAISIGTLRFREMEYLLGGLAYARRNSGC